CAACTCTCCACGGTAGCCTGCAGGAAGCCGGGCGTCCGGATAGAAATAGCCTTCTCGCTTGGTACGGGCCGCAACTTCAAGATTTTCTTCAACAATATACTCTGCCGACCAGATCGGGCCTTTTGACAGCGAAGAGTCCATAGCGGCATACGCCGTGTTGCACAGGACTGTCCCGTGACCGAACTCGCCGCCCAAAACTGGCATTTGTCCTTTATAGAACAGGTCTTGGCAGCCTTCCTTTCCGTAGGCCCGTGTTTCATGAAAACCGAATACCATCAGGGTAAGCGCCAACATTACCCCCTTCCAACGTCCAGCGCCCATCAGCTTCTTCCCGATGTTCGCGGCATGGGGCCTGGTGGCACAGGGCGCATCAGAGACCGATGTTTTGCGCAGTACCACATTATCTCGCCTGGATGCGTGTTCGCACCGAATACCGCTCCCGCCTTGCAAACGCAGCAATAATGGGCCCAGCGCCGAGCGGGCAACTGGGCGGGCAATCGCGCTTGCTTATTGGTAAGAATATCCATGATCAGATCCCCAACGCATTCAGTTCACGTTGAGTCTGTTCCCATGTCGGCCGATTACTGGACAGTGATCCACGACCGTCCTGCCAGTTCCAGTGTCGTATCCGGTTATTGGAGGGGATATCATCCAAAAACCGGGACGGGATGGACGATGTTCCCTGTCGATAATCGCAGCAGGTGATGGTTGCCTGTTCCATGGCTCGTGTCAGGGCCACATAGGCCAGTCGGCGCTCTTCATCCAGATTCCGTGCATTACTTCCTGGGAATAGACTATCTTCCCACGCAGGAAGAAACACATGTCGAAACTCAAGCCCCTTTGCACGATGCATCGTCAGCAGCTGCACACGCTCCTTCCCTTTTTCTCCAGGTGCGCCTGAGGCCAGGGCAGCGTGTTCCATCAGATGGTCAACCTTGCGATAACGGTCAGCTACATCGGCCAGCTCAGCAAGGTTCTCCATCTGTGTCGCAGCTTCATCACTGTCATCAGCACGAAGCATGTCGAAATAGCCAGTATCTTCAAGTAAGAGGCGCATCCGATCCCCGACGCTCAGGTTCTCCTGTGCCCCAACCTCCCTCACCACGTGCTCAAACTCTGTAAGGGCGGTCGCCGCTTTCTGGGAGAGACGTGTCTCACGGACAGCGCAGAGTAAGGATATGTCCTGCTCGCGCGCAGTGAGTTCAATAGCTCCCAGCCCCTTTGCTCCAAGACCGCGGGATGGTTTATTTGCTACCCGGCGAAAGGCTTCATCGGATTGTCGGTCATCCGGTCGTGCGGCAAGAGAGACCAGAGCAAGGGCATCCTTGACGGCAACACGTTGATAAAACCCGACATCGCCAACAATTTCATAAGGCACCCGCGCCTGTATCAGTGCTTCCTCTATCGAGCGGCTGAGACGGTTCTGACGATAGATCACGGCGATATCATGCCACGGGCATCCTGCGGCAGCCCGCCTGCCAATTTCGGCGGCAATAGCGTCAGCCTCCTCGCTGATATAGGAAAACTGCAACACTTCGATGGGCTTGCCTGCACCTTTTCGTGTATACAAGGTCTTTGGAATACGTGAAGGATCCTGAGCAATAATTGCATTGGATGCGTCAAGAATATGAGCGGTCGAGCGAAAGTTCTCTTCAAGTTTGAATGTCTTGGCTTCGGGAAACTCCTGGGAAAACCCTCGTATGAAACCAACTTTTGCTCCACGCCAGGAATAGATGCTCTGTGAATCGTCCCCCACAGCAAACAGTTCTCCTGACACCTCAGAGATCATTTTGAGCCAGAGAAACTGGGCGCGGTTTACATCCTGAAATTCGTCGGCCATGACAGATGTAAAACGACGAGACCACCGATAGCGATAGGTCTCATTTTTGAGCATGGCCAAGGTAGGCCACATCAGCAGATCGCCAAAATCCGCAGCGTTCTGTTCGCGCAGCAAACTCTGATAGCGGCCATATAACCCAACGACAAAACGCCAGCCCACATCGTCCACAAAACGTTTTTGAGCGTGTGCTCGCGCTATCATGGCTTCAACATGATGCCCCGCCATATCTGGTGTCACCAGATCTTCCTTCAAACGAGAAATCCGTTCGGCCATCTTGGCGATCTGACGCGCATCTCCAGGTTCTCCCTCTTCTGGGCGGGGCAACTGCTCAACGGGGGTCGCCTTAATCAGGCGACGAACAATGGCAAGCGTGTCATCAGCGTCACGAATATCAAATCCCGCTCGCAGATAGGCAATATCGGGTTCTGCGCGCAACTGACGGGCGCACAGCGCGTGGAATGTCCCGAGCCATGAAGGTGCCATTCCCTCTCCGCAAGCCCGTGTAATCCGTTCCCGCATTTCGCGAGCCGCCTTGTTGGTAAACGTCACGCAGAGAATACGTGATGGCTCCATGCCATACAGTTCGATCCGCGTGGCGACACCAGCCGTCAGGGTCTTGGTCTTCCCTGTGCCAGCACCAGCAAGCACCAGGACGCGGCCTAGCGCCAAAGCTGCAGCACGCTGCGCTGGAGTGAGGTCGTCCAGCACAGGAGCGAGACGCGGCGGGATGCTCAGCGAGGCGCTCATAACACACTGACCTGTTCCACAACGCGCCCCTCACAGCGCTGGATTTCTCCATCCGTTGAGAGCACAAGAAATGGCTCATTCAGATCCCAGTCTCCCAAACGCTCGACCCAGACGCCACTGATAACGAGACCGAGTTTGGCACCGGTTCGCTCATCAAAACGCACAAGACATTGTGGCAAAGGCCCCTCAGGCCATTTTGCTGCCCCAAGGCGATCAAGATGGATATCCCAGAACGCTTTTGCCGCTGGTGACTGATCAAGCTGCTGCGCAAGACCCGCCTTGATAACCAGAAGGTCAAGAACGTCATCGCGATATGTTTGTTCGTTTGATTTCATGGCTTCAATTCCTTCTGTGATATCCTCAACGACCTGCTCGACTGCTGTGGCGTACCAGCCTTTAACAATCAGGATTTCGGCATCTTCAGTGAGCATGGTGAACGCACACTCCAAGTCCCACAGCCTTGAGTCTGCAGCCTCTGGCATCGTTCCACCGATCACCACGCCAATCAGATCACGTGTTCCATCGGTGCAGCTGACAAACTGGCAAGGTGTCTGAGCAGGATTGGAACATCGATTTTCCCACACATTCCTTGCGCGTTCAGTGCTGTGAAAAACTGTCAGTATTGCGCGTCTCCACTTCGGATCGTGGATTTCGCTTTTCTGTTCATGATAATTCTGGTCGAACATGACGTTATCGACCTCCCAATGAGGGTGAGCCAGAACGCCTTACAGATGGCGCAGCCTGCTCTGCCAGCGGGACGGGCTGGGATTGCTGGCGTTTACGTAATTTGAGATCATCGACCCATCCTGCTGCGACCTGAGGGTGTGGTGTGGTGGTTGTCGCTGATCCCGCCAATTCGCCAAAAGGGCGCGGGGCTGAACTTTCCTTGTTGCCGCGTGCCCTTAAAACCTGATTCCAGTCAGATCCGGGTGTTTTTGGTGAGGCCCGGCCATTCCACAACCCGACCTCCTGTGCCATTTTTGAAAACATTGCAGCATAGTGATCACCCTGCTGGTCATTATCGACCGCGATAACCAGACGGCCTTCTGGCCGTTGGGCCACATCCGTCAGCACCTGCTTCAGCTCAGCGACACTTTCCGGACTCATGCCTCCACCCGTGGACAAGTAAAGCGTGTTGCGGGAAAAACGGTCCATGGAGGCGAAAGACAGAGCATCTATTGCTGCTTCGGCCACGACGACACGTGAGGGTGGCACGCCGGGATCAGACTCAAACCGGAATAACCGCTTGCCAATGCCCCCGGTTGAAAAGCCACGGTACTCAGGCCCACGCATTTCCATGCCGCTCAACGCTCCCTGATTGTCACGATGCGCAAACCAGGCTGTGCCGTTGGGACCTTCTCGTAACAGGTTTTGTTTAGCCGCAGCGTCCAGTATGCGATCAGGCAGTCCTCTCTCTTCTGAAAGATAGCGCCATGCAGCTGATCCCTGCTGGGGTGGATTACGATGTTCCCACATCCATGCTGGATCACGTTTCTGGTTCGTGTCAGTCGAAGTCGGTTTGGTCCGTTCTCTGACTTCGTAGCTCGGCTCCAGACCGATCAGGTTGCGTAACTCGCGCCGCACATGGCCAAGATTAAGGCCAGGTTTGAGGTGTTGGACCAGTTTGATGACATCACCACGCGCGCTACGATCAGGATTTGTCGGATCCCACCAGCCTTTGCCACCGTGGTTTACAATGATGATTTCGCCCTCACCACGGCGGAACTTCAGGTTTTTGGCCGACCGTTGCGCTGTGGCTTCTCTGTCAAGACGATAGCCTTCGCGTTCTAGGACAAGTTCGCACCGAACGCGCTCACGTAGTGTTGCAAGCTCATCCCGTTGTGCGTCGATGGTTCGGTTATCCGACATGACCCGCACTCCCCGAATTGACGTAACAGATGGCGAGAGAGCTATGTTTCCTTTCCGCAAGCCCTGTGTTTTGTAGGCGCGTTTGACTGTTGGCAGTCGGCCTGCAAGCAGTTGGGTGCATGTCGGATCTCCTCTCTCGGAGATCCATCCTGCGAGAGCATGATGCGACGAGTTTGAAAAATTATGGCCAATGACGATTTGTGATGTGTTCATGACCGACGCCCCGGGTGGCTGCTATCGAGCATATGTTCCCAGGCTTTACGCCGTGCCCGCACCGCTTTACGCCGCAGAGCCGCTTCAAGACGAGACGGAAGGGCATGGCAGCCGATGCTATAATCCAGGAAGGAAGCTTCTGACGACAGTTGGCGCCAGCACGAACGAGCATTCGGGCGTACGGAAGATAAGGGGGTCATCTGCGTCGTCATGACGTTTGTCCTTTGCGTTTGAATTTTAGGATTTCAACTTTTGCGAGCCCGTGGTTTTCTGGCTTTCCGCCTGATCGGTTTGCTCAGTTCGAGAATTGTGATGTCGCAACCAGATCCATCAATGACGATCTCGGTGCGCACCCACTGCGCCGGCCCTTCACTCACGAGTGTGGCGCGCAGGCGTCCTTCAACCAGAACCTGGGTACCCTTTCGGCATTTGCGCATTGTCAGATCAGCAAGACGTTGATCGAGACAGACAATCTAATGCCATTCTCGCATTTGTTTCCGCTTGCCCTGAAACTGATCTGACCAGCTCTCTGAGGTCGCCAAGGGGAATGAAACCCGACTTGCCCCGTTTTCCAGATCTTCTCGCAAGGGATCCTTGCCGAGGTTTCCCACCAGGATGACGCGATTGACTGTTCCGCGCATGACAGATTTTCTTTCTGTTCTTCCCGGATCTTGAGACGGCCCGCTGCCGCATCATCTTTCCGGGTGCGGTCCTTAAGAAGCGGCCATAGGCGGCGGGGTCAGGCCCTCGGGACGGCAGTGGTGCGGAAGCCGCATGTGGCTTCACGGTGCCGTCACGACCGAAGGCTTGGGGCTTGACCACGACGACGGCCGCTTCACACCGCACAGACCCGGAAAGATGTGCGGCAGTGTGTTGTCTTTTCTTTCTTCCTTCTTTCTCTTTATTTTAACTTCGTATCTCTTTCCCTTTTCTCTCGGATATTCTGTAGAATTTTCCGATATCGGGAAGCTTGGGATAAGAGTTCTCATCACCAAATTGCCGCGCGCTACTGACCAACCAGTGAGTGGCCAATATCATGCGTTTTCCTGTAGCAAGGTTACGAAGTTGAGCCCTGTCAGACCGGCCGCTAACAAACACACTCTGCCATTTCCCAGTCAGAGGATCTCGACGGGCTGCATGATACTGGCCGTTCAAAAATGCTTCGACGATCCATGGCTCGCGAGGACCAATATAATCGCCAAGTGGCATGTGATAGATTGCACCAAGCGCTATGGTTCCCACGCGCAACGGATTGTCCCCACCCTGAAAAGGTGACGTGTAATACTGTCTATTCATGATACGTGTTTTCCCGCGCGTAGGTATTTTGAGCGATCAGTTATCAGTTTTTTTTTGCACTGTTCGCGCTCAATACTGTCTGGATCGAAGTAATCAGGCCTGCGTTGGAGTTCCTGCTCCTCGAACTGATCGGCAAAGAGTGGAACTGCCTTTTCCAGCCGTCGGCGCAGGTTGCGACGACGTGCTGCCGCTTTGCGTGTGCCACTCCAGCGTTTGGGTGGGTCGAGCAATGGAGACCAACCATGTGACCACCCTGAACCAGGGCGGATACGCGGTGCATAGTGAGAGATGATCTCACGCTCTACACTCCGGTCCAGTATGGTGCAGAGCCATAAACTCTTGCCGTCCGGCAATGTGTCACTTGTTGGAGGGGGCATCGTATTCGGGTTAGCCCAGAATACGGACACGAGTGCCCGCATCCCTCGCCCCATTCAGGCCGCCATCCGTGAAAGTTCTGCGGGTAACCGGGGAGCCTTACTCTGAAAAGCAAGTATGTATTCCGCTGCCTGTGACGCGAGACGCGCTGCTGCAAAAACTGCCCGCTTGTCTTCTTTCAACAGGGCAATCCAACTCCCAATGTAATCAGCGTGTCGCACTGTCGGCGTGATGTTCAACTCGGCAAGAACGAAGGCCGCCGTAAGCTCAGCCACGATCTCTTCTGCCATGTATTTATGAGAACCGAACCGACC
The Acetobacter oryzoeni genome window above contains:
- a CDS encoding DUF3991 and TOPRIM domain-containing protein, producing the protein MSDNRTIDAQRDELATLRERVRCELVLEREGYRLDREATAQRSAKNLKFRRGEGEIIIVNHGGKGWWDPTNPDRSARGDVIKLVQHLKPGLNLGHVRRELRNLIGLEPSYEVRERTKPTSTDTNQKRDPAWMWEHRNPPQQGSAAWRYLSEERGLPDRILDAAAKQNLLREGPNGTAWFAHRDNQGALSGMEMRGPEYRGFSTGGIGKRLFRFESDPGVPPSRVVVAEAAIDALSFASMDRFSRNTLYLSTGGGMSPESVAELKQVLTDVAQRPEGRLVIAVDNDQQGDHYAAMFSKMAQEVGLWNGRASPKTPGSDWNQVLRARGNKESSAPRPFGELAGSATTTTPHPQVAAGWVDDLKLRKRQQSQPVPLAEQAAPSVRRSGSPSLGGR
- a CDS encoding ATP-dependent helicase, whose product is MSASLSIPPRLAPVLDDLTPAQRAAALALGRVLVLAGAGTGKTKTLTAGVATRIELYGMEPSRILCVTFTNKAAREMRERITRACGEGMAPSWLGTFHALCARQLRAEPDIAYLRAGFDIRDADDTLAIVRRLIKATPVEQLPRPEEGEPGDARQIAKMAERISRLKEDLVTPDMAGHHVEAMIARAHAQKRFVDDVGWRFVVGLYGRYQSLLREQNAADFGDLLMWPTLAMLKNETYRYRWSRRFTSVMADEFQDVNRAQFLWLKMISEVSGELFAVGDDSQSIYSWRGAKVGFIRGFSQEFPEAKTFKLEENFRSTAHILDASNAIIAQDPSRIPKTLYTRKGAGKPIEVLQFSYISEEADAIAAEIGRRAAAGCPWHDIAVIYRQNRLSRSIEEALIQARVPYEIVGDVGFYQRVAVKDALALVSLAARPDDRQSDEAFRRVANKPSRGLGAKGLGAIELTAREQDISLLCAVRETRLSQKAATALTEFEHVVREVGAQENLSVGDRMRLLLEDTGYFDMLRADDSDEAATQMENLAELADVADRYRKVDHLMEHAALASGAPGEKGKERVQLLTMHRAKGLEFRHVFLPAWEDSLFPGSNARNLDEERRLAYVALTRAMEQATITCCDYRQGTSSIPSRFLDDIPSNNRIRHWNWQDGRGSLSSNRPTWEQTQRELNALGI
- a CDS encoding single-stranded DNA-binding protein, whose protein sequence is MRGTVNRVILVGNLGKDPLREDLENGASRVSFPLATSESWSDQFQGKRKQMREWH